In the Spartobacteria bacterium genome, one interval contains:
- the rsxE gene encoding electron transport complex subunit RsxE yields the protein MRDDGPTPLERFLNGILPENPIYRQFLGMCPTLAVTNGMKSAMTMALATTFVLVCANVIVSLIRGLLKPHLRILVFTLTIATFVTIADKFIAAYMYDMSKQLGPYLPLIIVNCIIIGRCEACSSKQGVFTSLADALGQGLGFTLALASIATVRELLGAGTWFDLPVLSPMNWPGWVIMILPPGAFFTLGLLLGLANKVVAWKEAKQVG from the coding sequence GGAAAACCCGATTTATCGGCAGTTTCTCGGGATGTGCCCAACGCTGGCTGTAACCAATGGAATGAAATCCGCCATGACGATGGCACTCGCTACAACCTTTGTGCTGGTGTGTGCGAATGTCATTGTCAGCTTGATTCGCGGTTTGCTTAAACCTCATCTGAGGATTCTTGTGTTTACGCTCACCATTGCTACGTTCGTTACCATTGCCGATAAATTTATTGCCGCATACATGTACGATATGAGTAAGCAGTTGGGGCCGTATCTGCCGCTGATTATTGTGAACTGTATCATTATCGGTCGCTGTGAGGCATGCAGTTCCAAACAGGGTGTGTTCACCTCATTGGCCGATGCACTGGGACAGGGACTCGGATTTACTCTGGCACTGGCCAGTATCGCGACTGTGCGAGAATTACTGGGTGCCGGGACGTGGTTTGATCTGCCTGTGCTGTCCCCGATGAACTGGCCCGGCTGGGTGATTATGATTCTACCGCCCGGGGCTTTCTTCACCTTGGGATTATTGCTGGGACTGGCGAACAAGGTCGTGGCGTGGAAAGAAGCAAAACAGGTCGGGTAA
- a CDS encoding RnfA-Nqr electron transport subunit: MDYMISIILIALGAAIINNVILHFFVGICPFIGVSRRVDVAFGMGCAVTFVITIAAMLCWFFTFYILRTGAPLTTWAASFFMDKAAASQLDLSILSYIVYIFVIASSVQFVEMYVRKFFPPLYKAFGVYLPLITTNCCILFACLNIMANISGVDNPAEVWDLGKAIVYAFFAGIGFTVAIVIMAGIREELELCDVPKCLQGPGITLLVAGILSLAFMGFTGVDKGLEKVLRGNSDKQTQQIEQPAADKAVVAMNG, from the coding sequence ATGGACTACATGATTTCAATTATTCTCATCGCCCTGGGGGCCGCGATCATCAACAACGTGATTCTGCATTTCTTTGTGGGAATCTGTCCTTTCATCGGTGTTTCACGCCGTGTGGATGTGGCCTTTGGTATGGGCTGTGCCGTTACTTTTGTGATTACCATTGCAGCCATGCTGTGCTGGTTTTTTACTTTTTATATCTTGAGAACGGGAGCACCGCTGACCACCTGGGCGGCGTCATTCTTCATGGATAAAGCGGCGGCTTCGCAGCTTGATCTGTCGATCCTGAGCTATATCGTTTATATCTTTGTGATTGCTTCATCTGTTCAGTTTGTCGAGATGTACGTAAGAAAATTCTTTCCGCCGCTCTATAAAGCGTTCGGGGTTTATCTACCGCTGATAACGACGAACTGCTGTATTCTGTTTGCCTGTTTGAATATTATGGCCAACATTTCCGGTGTGGATAATCCGGCCGAAGTATGGGATCTGGGCAAAGCCATTGTTTATGCCTTTTTTGCCGGTATCGGTTTTACGGTCGCTATTGTGATTATGGCAGGGATTCGCGAAGAACTCGAGTTGTGCGATGTCCCGAAATGCTTACAAGGGCCTGGCATCACGCTATTGGTGGCCGGTATTCTGTCGCTTGCTTTTATGGGATTCACTGGTGTGGATAAGGGGTTGGAAAAAGTATTGCGGGGAAATTCGGATAAACAGACACAGCAGATAGAACAGCCGGCGGCGGACAAGGCCGTTGTTGCGATGAATGGATGA